From the Achromobacter xylosoxidans A8 genome, the window GATTCAGGCCCGAAAGCCCTTTCGCTCCTGCCTTGCCGCGTCCGCCCTCAGCGGCCGACGCGGTAAGGCGCCGGATCCATGTCCGGCGCCTGGCCCGTGATCATGCAGGCCAGCAGCTTGCCCGTCACCGGTCCCAGCGTGAAACCATGATGTGCGTGGCCAAAGGCCAGCCATAGTCCTGGATGGCGCGGCGCCGGTCCGATGACCGGCCGCATGTCCGGCATGCAGGGCCGGCATCCCATCCAAGGCTCGCGCTCCACGGCCTCGCCCAGCGGCAGCAGCTGGCGGGCCAGCGCGCGCGTGCGCTGGATCTGGATCGGTGAAGGCGGCGCATCGCGCGCCGCGAATTCCGCGCCGGTCGTCAAGCGCACGCCCAGGGTCATGGGCGTCACCAGGAAACCGCTTTCGATGTCGGCCACCGGATGCGACAAGGCCGCGCCGTCCTCCAGCGCGAAGTGCTGGTGATAACCGCGCTTGACCGCCATGGGAAGGCGATAGCCCAGCGGGCGCAGGATGTCCGGCGACCACGGACCCAGCGCCACGACCACGTCGCGGGCCTCGATCAGGCCCTGTTCACCCTGCACCTGCCAACCCTTGCCCGATGGCTTGAGGCTGCGCGCGTCGCCGCGCGCCAGCACGCCGCCGCGCCGCTCGAACAAGGCCGCATAACCCTGCGTCACGGCGCCGGGGTCCGACACGTTGACCGGATCCAGCCAATGCACCGCGCCCGCCATGCGCGATAGCGAGGGCTCCAGCGCCGCCAGCGCCTGGCGGTCCAGCACGCGGTAGTTCAGGCCATAGGGCGCCAGCGCCTGCGCCTCGGCGACGGCCTGGGTCAGGCCCGCCTCGCTGCGCATGCCATCGATCCAGCCGTTGCGCCGGAATAGATGGGAGATACCTGCTTCGTCCTTGAGCGCATCGTGCTCGGCCACGCTGCGCTCGATCAGCGGCAGCATGGCCTCGGCCGCGCGCGCCAGGCGCGACGGCGCCGAATGCCACCAGTAGCGCAGCAGCCACGGCGCGATGCGCGGCAGGAAGCGGGGGTGGTAGCTCACGTCCGGCGTATTGTTCCTGGCGTAGCGCCACAGGCTGCGCCAGTCGCGCGGAAAGGCATAGGGAATCACGCTGGCGCGTTCGATCAGGCCGGCGTTGCCGTAACTGGTTTCCTCGCCGGGGCCGCGCCGGTCCAGCAGCACCACGGAACGGCCGCGCGCCGCCAGATGCAGGGCGGTGCTGACCCCGACGATGCCCGCACCCAAGACCAAGGCGTCTGTTTTCATGCGGCGGATTCTGCTCTCGCAGGCGGTGTTCGGCAAGAGCGCTCGCGCGTAGAATCCCTTCCTGCGCGGCACGCCTCCACCGTCTTCGTTGCTCCCAAGGAATACGCCATGACACCCCCTCGCCTCCCACCCGTCACGCTCGCTGGCGAGGTCGTGCGCCTTGAACCCCTGGCCGCCAGCCATGCAGCCGCGCTCGCGCAGGTTGGCCTGCATCCCGAGCTGTGGCGCCTGCAGCCCGAACCTGTACAGACGCCGGACGACATGCAGCGCTATGTGGATCGCGCGCTGACCGGCCAACGCGAAGGCCATTGCCTGCCGTTCGTCATCGTGCGCCAGGACAATGGCGAGATCATCGGCGCGACGCGCTACATGGACATTGCGCTGGCCCACAAGCGCCTGGAAATCGGCGGCACCTGGCTCACACCCGCAAGCCAGCGCAGCGGCGCCAACACCGAGGCCAAGTTTCTGTTGTTGCAGCACGCCTTTGAAACAATTGGTATCATGCGCGTTGTATTCAAGACTGAACTGAGCAACATGCAATCGCGCCAGGCCATCCTGCGCATCGGCGGCGTGGAGGAAGGCGTGTTCCGCAAGCACTTGATTGCGCAATCGGGACGCGCGCGCGACATGATCTACTTCGCGATCCTCGACGAGGACTGGCCCGCGGTCAAAGCCCGCCTGCTGATGCGCATGCGTCGGGCCGCGTAGGCCGGGCCGCCACGCTCTTTTCGCAGCTTGTCCGGGCCGCAAGGCCCGCCCCGCACTATTGAAGCCAGGTATGCAACAGACTTTCGCCGCGCCCGCGCGCTACACGATATACATCTACACCGAGGAACAGCGCGGCAACCAGTTGGTCGAGTCGCCGGTGATCGGCATGCTGTCCGACATATCGGGGTCCGACAAACTCGTGGTGGCGCTGGACCCGCACAGCGGCTTGAAGTTCGTCTACCGCATCGACCACGACAGCAACAACCTCGACGCCGCAGCGATCACCGAACAGGACGTGTCCCTCTTCAACGGCAAGACCTCGGTCCAGATCAACTCCATGACCTATCGCCTGGGCACGGCCGAGAGCGCGATGAAATTGCTGCGCGGCAAAACCCAATGGATACAGGACAAGGGCGCGGTGCTGTCCGTGCTGCTGCAGAATGCGGCCGCGCGCAAGACCCGTTTTGCCTCGCCGCGCATCGAGCGCGACCGTATGCGCAAGGTGCCGCCCGGCGTCCCGGTCGAGCACCTGCCTACATAAAAAGCACAGTATCCACAGCGCTGGCCTTATCCACAATTTCTGTGGATAAAACAGGCTCGAACCCATGGCTGATGGCCGTTCGGCCGACGCGCAACGGGCTGCTCATTTTT encodes:
- a CDS encoding NAD(P)/FAD-dependent oxidoreductase — translated: MKTDALVLGAGIVGVSTALHLAARGRSVVLLDRRGPGEETSYGNAGLIERASVIPYAFPRDWRSLWRYARNNTPDVSYHPRFLPRIAPWLLRYWWHSAPSRLARAAEAMLPLIERSVAEHDALKDEAGISHLFRRNGWIDGMRSEAGLTQAVAEAQALAPYGLNYRVLDRQALAALEPSLSRMAGAVHWLDPVNVSDPGAVTQGYAALFERRGGVLARGDARSLKPSGKGWQVQGEQGLIEARDVVVALGPWSPDILRPLGYRLPMAVKRGYHQHFALEDGAALSHPVADIESGFLVTPMTLGVRLTTGAEFAARDAPPSPIQIQRTRALARQLLPLGEAVEREPWMGCRPCMPDMRPVIGPAPRHPGLWLAFGHAHHGFTLGPVTGKLLACMITGQAPDMDPAPYRVGR
- a CDS encoding GNAT family N-acetyltransferase, with the translated sequence MTPPRLPPVTLAGEVVRLEPLAASHAAALAQVGLHPELWRLQPEPVQTPDDMQRYVDRALTGQREGHCLPFVIVRQDNGEIIGATRYMDIALAHKRLEIGGTWLTPASQRSGANTEAKFLLLQHAFETIGIMRVVFKTELSNMQSRQAILRIGGVEEGVFRKHLIAQSGRARDMIYFAILDEDWPAVKARLLMRMRRAA